A window of the Nocardia sp. NBC_01329 genome harbors these coding sequences:
- a CDS encoding HEAT repeat domain-containing protein produces the protein MNPADARCLKDGDLETREENLRLLLMRAAEGDTPAKEALCALVRDYPGYHRSLYSRALNRAAVFGDATLKAPLLAALADTRYNCQAWAAMGCAALGIRDAVPGLVAMLDHPQEMAREQAVIALGALGDESVVPALTPVLRDSIAGMRERGAEALAMIGGDAALAALWDEFENRRYYRIGYIASALAKFAPDVIPRLCEAADSDDPDRRYWAAVALGSTGDDRAVPTLERLMAHDRGTTVFDGMVSVAAKKGLRTLRRIQAAIAARES, from the coding sequence GTGAACCCAGCTGATGCGCGATGCCTCAAAGATGGCGATCTCGAGACCCGCGAGGAAAACCTGCGGCTCCTGCTCATGCGGGCGGCCGAGGGCGATACGCCTGCCAAAGAAGCATTGTGTGCGCTCGTCCGCGACTATCCCGGTTACCACCGATCGCTCTACAGCCGGGCCTTGAACCGGGCGGCGGTCTTCGGCGACGCCACACTGAAGGCACCTCTACTCGCTGCGCTGGCCGATACTCGGTACAACTGCCAGGCTTGGGCCGCGATGGGCTGCGCGGCACTCGGCATCCGAGATGCGGTTCCCGGCCTGGTTGCGATGCTGGACCACCCACAGGAGATGGCTCGAGAGCAAGCGGTGATCGCGCTGGGCGCCCTCGGCGACGAATCGGTCGTCCCGGCCCTCACACCCGTCTTGCGGGACTCGATCGCAGGAATGCGTGAGCGTGGCGCCGAAGCTCTCGCCATGATCGGCGGCGATGCGGCCCTGGCTGCGCTGTGGGACGAATTCGAGAACCGGCGGTACTACCGGATCGGCTATATCGCGAGCGCGCTGGCCAAATTCGCCCCGGACGTCATCCCCAGGCTGTGCGAGGCGGCCGACAGCGACGACCCGGACCGACGGTATTGGGCGGCTGTCGCGCTCGGTTCGACCGGCGACGATCGTGCCGTGCCGACGCTGGAACGGCTGATGGCCCACGACCGGGGGACAACAGTCTTCGACGGCATGGTGAGCGTCGCCGCGAAGAAGGGCCTGCGCACGCTACGACGGATCCAAGCCGCGATCGCAGCCCGCGAATCCTGA
- a CDS encoding Na+/H+ antiporter NhaC family protein, whose amino-acid sequence MAYDTNTAVAAKPPAAAPPRTSPVATGLALVGLLLSIVVGVVVDGATMWGLLPIALYAVLALLGMDIMIATVVAIASALLILMPAPTAAAALLGESVGDQITMIGLIIMLGAGLAEVLRATGVATQIVRAVMRVAGDRSRTAVALGMMMSCLILVAALGTLAGALAIAVPLLLPIAAKMGFTRSATASTIFIGGCAGLALAPFAGSNVAIMDAAEVGYLQFVLYGAGPLALLSLVLGLVIVPWMQRRTEHEDDFYDESELESETEVANPHVSRATAVFGVALLVSVVYATVTSAGTAFPLLALPVLAMATGLAGGLSPRRIADRVCAGAASLISIFLLFWLLAVLFNAVNLIDPFTVVLDSYGSGLQNLGPFPFAVAIALLGWVGVPGATAAQVVLLDNLFGELASTVGVGVGTWVIVLLFASKADTYGPFPNANQFGALGLARSTSLKNMLITGWCLLIPATVMYVAIMYIETR is encoded by the coding sequence ATGGCATACGACACGAACACCGCAGTAGCGGCGAAGCCGCCCGCGGCGGCGCCACCGCGGACATCACCCGTCGCCACCGGCCTCGCGCTGGTGGGTCTGTTGCTGTCGATCGTCGTCGGCGTGGTTGTCGACGGCGCCACCATGTGGGGACTGCTGCCGATCGCCCTGTACGCGGTGCTGGCGCTGCTCGGTATGGACATCATGATCGCGACGGTCGTCGCGATCGCGTCGGCACTGCTGATCCTGATGCCGGCACCGACTGCGGCAGCCGCTCTCCTCGGGGAGTCGGTCGGCGACCAGATCACGATGATCGGCCTGATCATCATGTTGGGCGCCGGTCTCGCGGAGGTGTTGCGTGCCACCGGTGTGGCCACCCAGATCGTGCGCGCGGTGATGCGCGTCGCGGGGGACAGGAGTCGCACCGCGGTCGCCCTCGGCATGATGATGTCCTGCCTGATCCTGGTCGCCGCACTGGGCACACTCGCCGGCGCCCTCGCCATCGCCGTGCCGCTCCTGTTGCCGATCGCGGCCAAGATGGGGTTCACGCGCAGCGCGACCGCGTCGACCATCTTCATCGGCGGTTGCGCGGGTCTCGCGCTCGCACCGTTCGCAGGCTCCAACGTCGCGATCATGGACGCCGCCGAGGTCGGGTACCTGCAGTTCGTGCTCTACGGAGCCGGGCCGCTGGCGTTGCTGTCGCTGGTCCTGGGCCTGGTGATCGTGCCGTGGATGCAGCGTCGAACCGAGCACGAGGACGACTTCTACGACGAATCGGAACTCGAGTCGGAGACCGAGGTGGCCAACCCACATGTGTCCCGTGCGACGGCCGTGTTCGGCGTCGCACTGCTGGTGAGTGTCGTCTACGCGACCGTGACCTCGGCGGGCACTGCCTTCCCGCTGCTCGCGCTGCCGGTCCTGGCGATGGCTACCGGCCTGGCGGGTGGTTTGTCGCCGAGGCGGATCGCCGATCGGGTCTGTGCCGGTGCCGCGTCGCTGATCAGCATCTTCCTGCTGTTCTGGTTGCTCGCGGTGTTGTTCAACGCGGTGAATCTCATCGACCCGTTCACTGTCGTGCTCGACTCCTATGGCAGCGGCTTGCAGAACCTGGGACCGTTCCCCTTCGCGGTCGCGATCGCACTGCTGGGATGGGTGGGGGTGCCCGGCGCCACCGCCGCGCAGGTGGTCCTGCTCGACAACCTGTTCGGGGAGCTGGCGAGCACCGTCGGTGTCGGTGTGGGCACCTGGGTGATCGTGCTGCTGTTCGCGTCGAAGGCGGACACGTACGGACCGTTCCCGAACGCCAACCAGTTCGGTGCGCTCGGCCTCGCCAGGTCGACCAGCCTGAAGAACATGCTGATCACCGGGTGGTGCCTGCTGATACCGGCGACGGTCATGTACGTCGCGATCATGTACATCGAAACCCGTTAG
- a CDS encoding LysR family transcriptional regulator, whose amino-acid sequence MNLQRARYLVAVAEHSSFTRAAGALHVAQSALSQQIKVLEREVGVTLIDRNGPRIGLTDAGVVAVREARFLLVAAERALMRIQAAAGGSATLRFAHTRSWAGGAIADTLDAFRTRFPDVAIDEHRGFTKRNLELVREGVVDIAVVRPPVDEPDMTVEVMDREQLLLAVPANHPFTTMDRVRPEQLVDEPVVFWPRSNGPGMYDSIVEQMWPDTAPRVVRSEADDEQVLHAVGAGVGIAPMPAGRANTYRVPGVHLCQLDGPPKYLTVGIAYRPDNPNAALRDYLDLI is encoded by the coding sequence ATGAATCTCCAGCGGGCCCGCTATCTCGTCGCGGTGGCTGAGCACTCCAGCTTCACGCGGGCCGCCGGGGCACTGCATGTCGCCCAGTCCGCGCTGAGCCAGCAGATCAAAGTGCTCGAACGCGAGGTAGGGGTGACGTTGATCGACCGGAACGGACCGCGGATCGGACTCACGGATGCGGGCGTAGTCGCCGTTCGTGAGGCGCGCTTCCTGCTCGTTGCCGCGGAAAGGGCACTGATGCGGATCCAGGCCGCCGCCGGCGGGAGCGCGACACTGCGATTCGCGCATACCCGATCCTGGGCAGGCGGCGCCATCGCCGACACCCTCGACGCGTTCCGCACGCGGTTCCCCGACGTCGCGATCGACGAACATCGAGGCTTCACGAAACGGAATCTGGAGTTGGTGCGGGAGGGTGTGGTGGATATCGCCGTGGTGCGGCCTCCCGTCGACGAACCCGATATGACCGTCGAGGTGATGGACCGCGAACAACTACTACTGGCCGTTCCGGCGAACCACCCGTTCACAACCATGGACCGGGTTCGACCGGAGCAACTGGTCGACGAGCCGGTCGTGTTCTGGCCGCGCTCCAACGGACCCGGCATGTACGACTCCATCGTCGAACAGATGTGGCCCGACACTGCACCGCGCGTGGTGCGCAGTGAAGCCGACGACGAACAGGTCCTGCACGCTGTGGGGGCGGGAGTGGGGATCGCCCCCATGCCCGCCGGACGCGCGAACACCTATCGCGTTCCCGGCGTCCATCTCTGCCAGCTCGACGGGCCCCCGAAGTATCTGACCGTTGGGATTGCCTATCGCCCCGACAACCCCAACGCGGCTCTGCGAGACTACCTCGATTTGATCTGA
- a CDS encoding N-acyl-D-amino-acid deacylase family protein encodes MRYDIVISGGSIVDGTGAAARRADVAVSDGRIVDIGDGPYRADTAIDATGAVVAPGFIDLHSHADFTLPGHPAAETQLVQGVTTLITGNCGHSPFPNRHRGAPPGAGVFGKAELTWDWTDAREFGAAVTACAPAVNVGLQIGHNALRNTVIGEHDRPPTTDELATMCDIVRDAATAPGVVGFSTGLIYIPGLFAATDELRTLVRVAAEAGLLYSTHVRNEASELIAAVTEAIAVAESAGARVEVSHLKAMGPANWGSVRTALDLIDSARARGVDVTADVYPYTASSTDLSSRLAKWAVDGGREALLARLAVPEQRRKIAAELRSRFGRDIDPDGVVIVDLPAGDFQQYVGMSISAIGAERGTDAAEAALDILAAHHGSVPIVNHAMKEADVRTVLEHPWVSVASDGWVLTATGPGCPHPRSFGTFARVLGRYVREEKVLPLEEAVRKMTTLPAARIDVADRGTLAPGYAADVVVFDPGEVEDTSTFENPWQLARGVRSVLVNGVVAVADGTATGARAGQLVSRRK; translated from the coding sequence TTGCGCTACGACATCGTCATCTCCGGAGGGTCGATAGTCGATGGGACCGGTGCGGCAGCTCGCCGCGCCGACGTGGCCGTCAGCGACGGTCGCATCGTGGATATCGGTGACGGGCCGTACCGCGCGGACACGGCGATCGATGCTACCGGCGCCGTGGTCGCACCGGGATTCATCGACCTGCACTCGCACGCCGACTTCACCCTTCCCGGCCATCCGGCCGCCGAGACCCAGCTCGTCCAGGGAGTGACGACGCTGATCACCGGGAACTGCGGTCACTCGCCTTTCCCGAATCGGCATCGTGGCGCGCCGCCCGGCGCCGGAGTCTTCGGGAAGGCCGAACTCACCTGGGATTGGACCGATGCGCGGGAGTTCGGCGCGGCGGTCACGGCGTGCGCACCGGCGGTGAACGTGGGCCTGCAAATCGGACACAATGCCCTCCGGAACACCGTCATCGGCGAGCACGACCGCCCTCCGACGACGGATGAGCTGGCGACGATGTGCGATATCGTCCGGGACGCGGCCACCGCCCCCGGGGTGGTCGGGTTCTCGACGGGTTTGATCTACATTCCCGGACTGTTCGCGGCGACGGATGAGTTGCGCACCCTCGTTCGTGTCGCGGCCGAGGCCGGGCTGTTGTACTCGACACACGTGCGTAACGAGGCATCCGAGTTGATCGCCGCGGTGACGGAAGCCATCGCCGTCGCGGAGTCCGCCGGTGCGCGCGTGGAGGTTTCGCATCTGAAGGCGATGGGCCCGGCGAACTGGGGGTCGGTCCGGACAGCACTCGACCTGATCGACTCGGCGCGGGCGCGGGGTGTCGACGTCACCGCCGACGTGTACCCGTACACGGCGTCGAGCACGGATCTGTCGTCGCGCCTCGCGAAGTGGGCCGTCGACGGAGGCCGGGAGGCCCTCCTCGCGCGGCTCGCGGTACCGGAGCAGCGGCGGAAGATCGCGGCCGAGCTGCGGAGCCGGTTCGGCCGCGACATCGACCCGGACGGCGTGGTGATCGTCGACCTCCCGGCCGGCGACTTCCAGCAGTACGTGGGCATGTCGATCTCGGCGATCGGCGCCGAACGCGGCACCGATGCCGCCGAGGCCGCTCTCGACATCCTGGCCGCACACCATGGTTCGGTGCCCATCGTGAACCATGCGATGAAGGAAGCGGATGTGCGGACGGTCCTGGAGCATCCGTGGGTGTCGGTGGCCAGTGACGGCTGGGTGCTCACCGCCACCGGCCCGGGGTGTCCGCACCCGCGTAGTTTCGGCACCTTCGCCCGCGTTCTGGGGCGGTACGTGCGGGAAGAGAAGGTATTGCCGCTCGAGGAGGCCGTCCGGAAGATGACGACGCTGCCCGCGGCACGAATCGACGTCGCCGACCGCGGAACGCTGGCCCCCGGCTACGCGGCCGACGTGGTGGTGTTCGATCCGGGCGAGGTCGAGGACACGTCGACGTTCGAAAATCCCTGGCAGTTGGCGCGCGGTGTCCGGTCGGTGCTGGTCAACGGTGTGGTCGCGGTGGCGGACGGCACGGCCACCGGCGCCCGCGCGGGACAGCTGGTCAGTAGAAGGAAGTAG
- a CDS encoding RidA family protein, translated as MTTTTWTERLRELGIALPTVATPAAAYLPAVRTGNLVYTSGQLPLIDGVCTTVGKLGDTVTVDQGADAARLCTLNGLAAVHDLVGLDTVVRVVKVVGFVSSAAGFIQQPQVIDGSSKFLGEVFGEAGRHARSAVGLAELPRGSAVEVEFVFEV; from the coding sequence ATGACGACCACCACCTGGACCGAACGCCTGCGCGAGCTCGGCATCGCCCTGCCGACCGTGGCCACACCGGCCGCCGCATACCTGCCCGCGGTGCGCACCGGAAACCTCGTGTACACCTCCGGACAGCTTCCGCTGATCGACGGGGTCTGCACCACCGTCGGCAAACTGGGTGACACCGTCACCGTCGATCAGGGAGCGGACGCCGCCCGGCTCTGCACGCTGAACGGTTTGGCCGCCGTCCACGACCTCGTCGGCCTCGACACCGTCGTCCGTGTTGTCAAGGTAGTCGGATTCGTCTCCTCCGCAGCGGGTTTCATTCAGCAGCCGCAGGTGATCGATGGCTCGTCGAAGTTCCTCGGCGAGGTATTCGGCGAGGCGGGCAGGCATGCGCGGTCGGCCGTCGGCCTGGCCGAGCTGCCGCGCGGTTCCGCAGTGGAGGTCGAGTTCGTGTTCGAGGTGTGA
- a CDS encoding RlpA-like double-psi beta-barrel domain-containing protein: protein MKRIIITFAAGAAMLLVGIGTGTAVDMRGTAFFSEFGLEECGDLAGDDDMAVRLSSIVFTRSMCGKHILVTGRAGSVEVKVVGVCPGCNSNDIELTPAAFQKIGSLDTGTMPVGWKFV, encoded by the coding sequence ATGAAGAGAATCATCATCACGTTTGCTGCGGGAGCCGCAATGCTCCTGGTCGGCATTGGTACCGGCACCGCCGTCGATATGAGGGGCACAGCGTTCTTTTCCGAATTCGGGTTGGAAGAATGTGGCGACCTCGCCGGCGACGACGACATGGCAGTCAGGCTGAGTTCTATTGTCTTCACCCGTTCCATGTGCGGGAAACATATCCTCGTCACCGGCCGTGCTGGATCGGTCGAAGTGAAGGTCGTCGGTGTTTGCCCGGGCTGTAACTCCAACGATATCGAACTGACCCCAGCTGCGTTCCAGAAAATTGGCTCCTTGGATACGGGGACGATGCCGGTCGGGTGGAAATTCGTTTAA
- a CDS encoding DUF6802 family protein, producing the protein MPTSGEFPGIGMPGFEASSSPDGLGPVEMESPTQDLVVDGILDTFVTTGPDSMSVWTDTDLDGYADRLSVVENDGDYAAWEYHRNPDGTSEWRQTDQGKVGE; encoded by the coding sequence ATGCCTACATCAGGAGAGTTCCCCGGTATCGGTATGCCGGGTTTCGAGGCGTCTTCGTCGCCGGACGGCCTGGGTCCGGTGGAAATGGAATCACCCACCCAGGACCTCGTCGTCGACGGCATCCTCGACACCTTCGTCACCACCGGTCCCGATTCGATGAGTGTCTGGACCGATACCGACCTCGACGGCTACGCCGACCGGCTGAGCGTGGTGGAGAACGACGGCGACTACGCGGCTTGGGAATACCACCGCAATCCGGACGGGACGAGCGAGTGGCGGCAGACAGATCAGGGGAAAGTGGGGGAGTGA
- a CDS encoding FAD-binding oxidoreductase — MTVETRSFTDELTEIVGAAHVLTEQELISGFVTDWTRRWTGHTAAVVRPADTDQVAAVLAACHRAGVAVVPQGGNTGLVGGSVPMHGEIVLSTVRLDRIDRVDPVGRTIDAGAGVTVAEAQRAARHHGLDFGIDLASRDSATMGGIVSTNAGGIRMIKNGNTRAQLLGVEAVLADGTIFARWKELTKDNVGYDLPGLLAGAEGTLAVITRVRMKLVVPPRATKVALVGVESVGGALGFVDTLQRSGLTLEAAELMTRSGIDLVRKYKSLRAPFAADTPFALLVEVSGQADAQQLLLDALTAGESVIVDASIEDGPAHRLWNYRESHTEAVSAVSTTPPVKLDISTPLREIESFLAELTVRVRDAFPGVRAICFGHIGDGNIHVNLLDVADDQREAVTDTVLRLVARHDGSISAEHGVGRAKAPWIGLGRTPVDLQLMRSIRSALDPAGILNPAILPSNPQP; from the coding sequence ATGACAGTGGAAACCCGGTCGTTCACAGACGAGTTGACCGAAATCGTGGGTGCTGCTCATGTATTGACCGAGCAGGAGCTGATCTCGGGTTTCGTCACGGACTGGACCCGCCGCTGGACCGGGCACACCGCCGCCGTCGTGCGGCCGGCGGACACCGACCAGGTGGCCGCGGTACTCGCGGCGTGTCACCGCGCGGGGGTGGCGGTCGTTCCGCAGGGCGGTAACACCGGCCTCGTCGGCGGTTCCGTCCCGATGCACGGCGAGATCGTGCTCAGCACGGTGCGGCTCGACCGGATCGACCGGGTCGATCCGGTGGGCCGGACGATCGACGCGGGCGCGGGTGTCACCGTCGCGGAGGCACAGCGCGCCGCCCGCCACCACGGACTCGACTTCGGCATCGACCTGGCGTCGCGCGATTCGGCGACGATGGGCGGCATCGTCTCCACCAATGCCGGCGGCATCCGGATGATCAAGAACGGCAATACACGAGCGCAGCTTCTCGGCGTCGAGGCCGTCCTCGCGGACGGCACCATCTTCGCCCGGTGGAAAGAACTCACCAAGGACAATGTCGGCTACGATCTGCCCGGTCTGCTCGCCGGCGCCGAAGGCACCCTCGCGGTGATCACCCGCGTCCGCATGAAGCTGGTGGTCCCCCCGCGAGCCACCAAGGTCGCACTTGTCGGCGTGGAATCAGTGGGGGGCGCACTGGGGTTCGTGGACACGCTGCAGCGGTCCGGTCTGACCCTCGAGGCCGCCGAGCTGATGACGAGGTCGGGAATCGACCTGGTCAGGAAATACAAATCGCTCCGGGCGCCGTTCGCGGCGGACACCCCGTTCGCATTGCTGGTCGAGGTGTCGGGTCAGGCGGACGCACAGCAGTTGCTGCTCGACGCGCTGACAGCAGGCGAGTCGGTGATCGTCGACGCGTCGATCGAGGACGGTCCGGCGCACCGACTCTGGAACTACCGGGAGAGCCACACCGAGGCGGTCAGCGCGGTCTCGACGACGCCGCCGGTCAAACTCGATATCTCCACGCCGCTGCGCGAGATCGAAAGCTTCCTCGCGGAGCTGACGGTCCGGGTGCGCGACGCCTTCCCCGGAGTGCGGGCGATCTGCTTCGGGCATATCGGTGACGGCAACATCCATGTGAATCTCCTCGATGTCGCGGACGATCAGCGTGAAGCTGTGACCGATACGGTGCTACGCCTCGTCGCCCGACACGACGGCAGCATCAGCGCCGAGCACGGGGTCGGACGTGCGAAGGCCCCGTGGATCGGACTCGGCCGCACCCCGGTGGATCTCCAGCTGATGCGTTCCATCCGATCCGCCCTCGACCCCGCCGGAATCCTGAATCCCGCAATCCTTCCCTCGAACCCGCAGCCCTGA
- the ctaD gene encoding aa3-type cytochrome oxidase subunit I → MAVTPSRPAELTATRPFPARIGPKGSAIRKLVTTTDPKLLGIMYLASATAFFLIGGLMALLIRGELARPGLQFLSPEQYNQLFTMHGTIMLLFYATPVVFGFANAVLPLQIGAPDVAFPRLNALSYWLYLFGATMATAGFVTPGGAADFGWTAYSPLTDIVHSPGVGGDLWIMGLAVSGLGTILGAVNMLTTVVCLRAPGMTMFRMPIFTWNIVVTSILVLLAFPILTAALMALAYDRHLGGHIYDPGIGGVLLWQHLFWFFGHPEVYIIALPFFGIVSEIFPVFSRKPLFGYTALVFATIAIGGLSMAVWAHHMYATGAVLLPFFSFMTFLIAIPTGVKFFNWIGTMWKGQLTFETPMLFSVGFLVTFLFGGLSGVILASPPLDWHVHDSYFVVAHFHYVLFGTIVFATFAGIYFWFPKMTGRLMDERLGRLHFWTTFLGFHTTFLVQHWLGDEGMPRRYADYQAADGFTALHTVSTIGSFVLGVSMITFVWNVFKSYRYGEVVTVDDPWGYGNSLEWATSCPPPRHNFYELPKIRSERPAFELHYPHMADRIRSESHVGRPSGSGAGAELSQPPSSTIGTASDEPGH, encoded by the coding sequence GTGGCAGTGACACCGTCTCGACCCGCAGAGCTCACCGCCACTCGCCCGTTCCCGGCGCGAATCGGGCCGAAGGGTTCGGCCATCCGCAAGCTGGTGACCACGACCGACCCGAAACTGCTGGGCATCATGTACCTGGCCTCGGCGACCGCGTTCTTCCTGATCGGCGGGTTGATGGCGCTGCTGATCCGCGGGGAACTGGCCCGTCCGGGACTGCAGTTCTTGTCGCCGGAACAGTACAACCAGCTGTTCACCATGCACGGCACGATCATGCTGCTGTTCTATGCCACACCGGTGGTATTCGGTTTCGCCAACGCGGTACTGCCCCTGCAGATCGGAGCGCCGGATGTGGCGTTTCCCCGGCTCAACGCCCTGAGCTACTGGCTGTATCTGTTCGGGGCCACCATGGCGACCGCCGGATTCGTCACGCCGGGCGGCGCCGCGGACTTCGGCTGGACCGCGTATTCGCCGCTTACCGATATCGTGCACTCGCCGGGCGTCGGCGGTGACCTGTGGATCATGGGCCTGGCCGTCTCCGGTCTGGGCACCATTCTCGGTGCGGTCAACATGCTCACCACGGTGGTGTGTCTGCGCGCGCCGGGTATGACCATGTTCCGGATGCCGATCTTCACCTGGAATATCGTGGTGACCAGCATTCTGGTGCTGTTGGCGTTCCCGATCCTGACCGCGGCCCTCATGGCGCTGGCCTACGACCGGCATCTGGGCGGCCACATCTACGATCCCGGCATCGGCGGTGTCCTGCTGTGGCAGCATCTGTTCTGGTTCTTCGGCCATCCGGAGGTCTACATCATCGCGTTGCCGTTCTTCGGCATCGTCTCCGAGATCTTCCCGGTGTTCAGCCGCAAACCCCTCTTCGGCTACACAGCGCTCGTCTTCGCGACCATTGCCATCGGTGGCCTCTCGATGGCGGTATGGGCCCACCACATGTATGCCACCGGCGCGGTCCTGCTGCCGTTCTTCTCTTTCATGACCTTCCTGATCGCCATCCCGACCGGCGTCAAATTCTTCAACTGGATCGGCACCATGTGGAAGGGGCAACTCACCTTCGAAACTCCGATGCTGTTCTCGGTGGGTTTCCTCGTCACATTTCTGTTCGGTGGTCTGTCCGGTGTCATCCTGGCCAGCCCGCCGCTGGACTGGCACGTACACGACAGCTACTTCGTGGTGGCGCACTTCCACTACGTGCTCTTCGGCACCATCGTGTTCGCCACATTCGCCGGTATCTACTTCTGGTTCCCGAAGATGACCGGCCGGCTCATGGACGAACGCCTCGGACGGCTCCACTTCTGGACCACATTCCTCGGCTTCCACACCACCTTCCTGGTACAGCACTGGCTCGGCGACGAAGGCATGCCCCGTCGTTACGCCGACTACCAAGCCGCAGACGGCTTCACCGCCCTACACACCGTCTCCACCATCGGCTCGTTCGTACTCGGCGTCTCGATGATCACTTTCGTGTGGAACGTCTTCAAGAGCTACCGCTACGGCGAGGTGGTCACGGTGGACGACCCGTGGGGTTACGGCAACTCCCTGGAATGGGCCACCAGCTGCCCACCACCGCGGCACAACTTCTACGAACTGCCCAAGATCCGCTCCGAACGTCCCGCATTCGAGCTGCACTACCCGCATATGGCCGATCGCATCCGCTCCGAATCCCACGTCGGCCGCCCCAGTGGATCCGGTGCCGGTGCGGAACTGTCCCAGCCCCCCAGCTCGACCATCGGTACTGCCTCCGACGAACCCGGCCACTGA